The window gCGGATAAAACAtgctttttaaagaaagaaaatgaaaattgctTCTCTTGTATcttcatataaaaagaaagataccgtatattcgtatattaatttgaaattgtttttattttatgaaaaaatcaaTCAGAAATGGAAACAAGTTTTCTCAGATAAATACGAAATacttaaatatgtaaaatcaGCATATTTTTTGTACGTTATCTAAGAGAACActgtatgatataaataattctcttgATTCCATAGCGATTGATAATACATGTTTAATTGGTAAAAGGAGAACTGAAAGTTatgcatattatatttcttataggctaaaataaagaaatataaaaccaTGCTTTCAGGCATTATTTGATTgacatttttgtaaatatctgttttttatgttatcaaaaagattttcatCCAAATCAAATCATTTGTCAGATTTCAATCgttttaaaatgtataaaagtacatataaaaactaggtttttttttctatatatatatatagaaaaaatgtgtttatatatatatgtacacacatcatatatatatatatatatatatatatacacacatatttttttttctcttcataaCCTCGTCATATTTAAAACTTATACAATAtgatcgtaaatataaatataatgtattaataaaagttattactctcgttcttcctttatttttatttaaatctgaTATGTCAACAGTACAGACAAAGTTGGTAAGAACTAAACACTAGTCGATTGAAAGACGTTCTAAAGATCAGATGCGAGAGTTTTTATGGTTATAAAATTAGTTCGTATTAACAGTTCGTTACAAGAttcaaagtataataatatttaatacataatattaatatagaagataatattaaatatcaaagaaaatatttcgttgataataatatttaaataaaatcaaattaagtTCTAATAAATACAGTGTTCTTTGCTTAAatcaaagaaaacgaaattttcaagataatattaaacgcgtatatcgatataaagtaacaagtcgaaaaataaaaatgagaaacattgaaataaaaacgaaaatcaaCGATTCTGTAACGCTTGTTAATAAACTTGAGAAAATTACTAAAAGTAAGTGGACTGTTATAGAACAACATGATACTTTCTTTAATACAAAAACAGGTAGATTAAAATTGCGCCAAtttaaagtaagtatatatatcaataaataatcaacaaatttaataattattttaatttgaattttaatttaattaatactttgaGATATGATAATAGATAATACAAAATACTGTCATTTTACAGGATAAAACTggtgaaataatttattatgaaagaCCTAATATTATAGGTCCTAAACTTTGTAATtatcaacgaataaaaataaaagctgaAATATGtgaaagtttaaaaaatatattaaccaTTTGTAATGGTATTGTAGGAGTTGTAAAAAAAACAAGACgattatttatcatcgatcaAACTAGGATACATATCGATGATGTACATGAATTAGGTAGTTTTTTGGAATTAGAAGTATGTAACGTATGATTTAATAACTAAATAatcacatacatattataattgtatatataaaaaatattcatacatcTATgtgtttgatatttttctattctaggTTGTTTTACACGATGGTCAAGATATTGATTATGGAGAAAAAATTGCAcaagaaataatgaaacaattaGATATTGCAccagaaaatttaatttccgAAGCATATGTAGATCTACTTAATAAAGCTAAGAGTttgtaataacatatatatttgtattttatggatggagaaattctttttcaaaaagtattataaaatattgtgtgtgtgtgtatatgtatatatatatatatatgcatatatatatgtatatgtatatatatatatatatatatatatatatatataaaatgcaactaagtattataaaaaataaatcattctattttgtttatacAACTTTTACATGagtaataaagaattatttttgtttcaatgattatatttgtacaatttaataaatattgaaaaattttataatatttctgtaGATTTAAGCatctttcaaataaatacGTGTACCATAGAAATGCGACTTACTGTACATTCTTTGTAGGGACCCTAGATTAATAATTCGATTGTTGTTTAGAACTTTCAGTAAGAAAATGTGTTAGTTGATTTTGGTAAAAAGTTGTTTTGATTCataggaaataaatattagtttgTCAAACCTTGGCagtatttttgattttcttactAAAAAATGGAGACTAAACCAAAGAATGAATATTTACTTGCTCTAAAAGGTAATACATATttgacatatatgtatatacatatatatattgatgtttatatatcgtgtaatgtgaaagaaaagaaaaacaataatattacaatagtaattatttacatttaaatatgtatttaatatttttttttttttttaatgccaAATATGtgaaattaacaattttatacattttttctagTAATGAGGTTAACACGACCCACTCTTGCCAGTCCTGTAGTTGTTACTTGTGATTCCATAGATTTACCAGGTAATACACTCaacaatgaattaaaaaatgattgcaCATCATTGCAAGGAATGGAAACACTTGCTATTGGGCAATTTATGGTATTACCGCAAAGTTTTGGGTATAAGTTTTTGTAATACTTAAGTTTTCTttacttaaaatatatgaagtattctgtaatagtataatataatataataatagatttgtttatatatttcagaaatatatatttaggagaaatattttcaagttaTTTATGTGTACATAATGGTAGTAATCAAATAGTTAAAAATGTGACCGTTAAGGTAAGTGTTagaaattaaacattttttaaaaataagaatataaatattttcactatatatttttacaggcGGATTTACAAACAAGTACTCAAGTTATTTCATTATCGTCAGGAAATTCAGAAGTCAAGGAGTTAGCTCCGGATAATACAGTGGATGAAGTTATTCATCATGAAGTTAAAGAGATAGGAACACATATGTAAAGTTAaacaaaagttaaaaattttttattgaattgaCAATtcttgtaattaaatttttatatcattttagaTTAGTATGCGAAGTTAGTTATGTACCTGCTAATTTAATGGGTCCTCCACAATCATTcaggaaatattttaaatttcaagtAGTTAAGCCTTTGgatgtaaaaacaaaattctatAATGCAGAAGTAAGTATCAATGATAAGATATAGGTAAtagtaagattaaaaaaataacatatgtTTTTGCATAGTCTGATGAAGTGTATCTTGAGGCACAAATACAAAATCTTACAGTAGGTCCAATTTGTTTAGAAAAAGTGTCATTGGAATCGTCACATTTATTTAGTGGTAagtaataacattattaaatagtTCTTAATTGAGATATTAcattaattgatattacattaaaaaataatctttttttagtatcaacattaaataaaaatgaaaagggagAATGCATTtatggaaaaattaatttattggaTTCTGGTTGCAGTAGACAATATCTATATTGTTTAAAACCTCAGTTAAGCTTACAAAAAGATCCTAAAATGATGCATAATGCTACTAATATTGGGAAATTGGATATTGTATGGAAAAGTAATCTGGGAGAAAGAGGACGACTGCAAACAAGCCAGTTACAAAGAATGGTTCAATTACTTATTTATGATGCAAaagatttgataataatttagatacatggaataatactttttttttgtttgaaaatagGCACCAGAATATGGAGATTTAAGAGTTATTATGAAAGATATTCCATTGAAAGTTTATCTAGAAGAACAAGTGAATCTTAATTGTCACATAACAAATACTTCGTAtgtatcaatttatattttttgtatatttttttttatcataatttgttataaaaaataaatgcattttactacaattttgattatttattgttagagAAAGAAGTATGGATTTGTTATTGAGTTTGGAATCAAGTGATTCAATTGCATGGTGTGGAATatctgataaaataattggaaCATTAAAGCCTGGAACTTCTATTGATGTACCTTTGAGTTTAATACCATTAGATACTGGTATT is drawn from Vespula pensylvanica isolate Volc-1 chromosome 10, ASM1446617v1, whole genome shotgun sequence and contains these coding sequences:
- the LOC122632191 gene encoding uncharacterized protein LOC122632191 — protein: MRNIEIKTKINDSVTLVNKLEKITKSKWTVIEQHDTFFNTKTGRLKLRQFKDKTGEIIYYERPNIIGPKLCNYQRIKIKAEICESLKNILTICNGIVGVVKKTRRLFIIDQTRIHIDDVHELGSFLELEVVLHDGQDIDYGEKIAQEIMKQLDIAPENLISEAYVDLLNKAKSL
- the LOC122632711 gene encoding trafficking protein particle complex subunit 13 translates to METKPKNEYLLALKVMRLTRPTLASPVVVTCDSIDLPGNTLNNELKNDCTSLQGMETLAIGQFMVLPQSFGNIYLGEIFSSYLCVHNGSNQIVKNVTVKADLQTSTQVISLSSGNSEVKELAPDNTVDEVIHHEVKEIGTHILVCEVSYVPANLMGPPQSFRKYFKFQVVKPLDVKTKFYNAESDEVYLEAQIQNLTVGPICLEKVSLESSHLFSVSTLNKNEKGECIYGKINLLDSGCSRQYLYCLKPQLSLQKDPKMMHNATNIGKLDIVWKSNLGERGRLQTSQLQRMAPEYGDLRVIMKDIPLKVYLEEQVNLNCHITNTSERSMDLLLSLESSDSIAWCGISDKIIGTLKPGTSIDVPLSLIPLDTGITIISGLKLMDTFLKRVYDYDDLAQIFVNQLN